In Wolbachia endosymbiont (group A) of Pogonocherus hispidulus, the genomic stretch TGTGCGTGACGCTGGCGCTGGAATCTAGAAAAAAATAGATCCAAGTAGTCAAGCTACTTGGATGACACTGACTGCTAATTTTTTATGCAAGAGGTCCAATCATTCACCGTTCTTGCAAGCGATAGCACTCTCACTTCTTTTGCACCGGAGTTTAAAATTTCTTGAGAGCAAGATCTTACAGTTGCTCCGGTTGTTACCACATCATCAACTAATATCACGATTTTATTTTCGATAATTTTCTTGTTGCTTATGCTAAAAGCCTTCTTTAAATTTTTTTCACGCTGTTTAAGTGAAAGACCAGCTTGAGGCGCAGTATGGCGAAGACGTTTTATTGCAAATGGCGTATAGGATAAATTGGACAACTTACTCAACTCTTTTGCAAGCAATGCTGCTTGATTATATTTACGTTTAAACAAGCGCATTTTATGTAACGGTATAGGAATTATGACCTCTGCGTTCTGAAACGTATCCTGATTAGCTTGGTGTATCCACTTTGCATAGATTTTTACGTAATTCAAATTATCAAAAAATTTGAAATTTATAATCATGTTTTTACTATGTTGATCATAAGCAAAAACTGATCTTAATACTTTAAACGGTGGAGGATTGATGATGCACTTACCACACGTATGAATATTGTCTGAGATTACTGTACCACAAACATTGCAGTAATGCTTAGTTAGAAAATTGATTTTTTTATTGCATTCACTACACAGATTAAGATTCTCATCAATGATACACTCGCAACTTACGCATACGTTCGGAAATATAAGATTTGTAGCTTTTTTTAGTAAGAGAAGGTTCACAATTCATTAAATATATTATAAAATTTATATAGTATAGCTAAAGTAACTTGTGCTTACACTCTTTCACTTTTTATTTCATCTCAATGTAATTCAAACTGAGCCACTGCTGAAAAAGCAGAACTTATAACTCAGTTTGCGGTATACCATTGACTAAAGTAGTCTTTAAATTATCCTTAGATAAAAGTTGATGTTTTTCTGGCTTCTGTATTTCACTCAACTTACTTTGCACTTTGTCACAAGCCAACATGAGTGGCGTTATCATTGACGCGGCAGCCCAAATGATAGCAGCGCAAGCATAACTTACAATCTTATTAAATACTCTAGCTACTGCACTAGCACACTCTTGCCCAGCACTTAAAAATGCATTTGAATGATCAACTAATGACTTTGTACTTGCTTTTAAACAATAGTCCCCTGTTATTTTTGATAATAACTTAATTGGGAAGTATGACAAATATGCTAATATCAAACATAAAGGTTGCAATATTATACTAGCTGCTAGAAAAGCACCCCGTTCACAAAGTGGAAACACTTCCTCTGCTCTGTAACCTACATACTCACAATTTTTTATATATTGATCATTATAACCGTTCTTACTCTCAACTCCACAAATTACATCTTTCACAGGTCCTAACACACTATCAACATAACTTACAGATTTATAGAAACTACTTTCTGGAACTGGTGTGCAATCTTCTGCTCTCTTAGCAGGTACAACTCCATATTCAACGTACCTTCTAAAGTATCGATATACTGACATTCTTATCTCCAAATCATAAATATGTAACCTAGCCTAATATAATTAAGAAATAGTTTATGCTTGATTTAATAAATATGTTTTAAGATACCTGCCTGTAACACTTTCTGGAATTTTTGCCACTTCTTCTGGAGTTCCTGTAGCAATCACTTCTCCGCCTTTTATTCCGCCCTCTGGTCCGATGTCTATTATATAATCTGCAGTTTTTATAACGTGCAAATTGTGCTCGATAACTATAACAGTGTTTCCCAGATCGACTAATCTATGGAGTATTTTTAGTAAGTTATTTATATCTTCAAAGTGTAATCCAGTTGTTGGTTCATCAAGAATATACAATGTTCTTCCGGTAAATCGTTTTGATAGCTCTTTAGACAGCTTTATTCGTTGTGCTTCACCCCCAGACAACGTTGTTGACGACTGTCCGAGTTTTATATAGCCAAGCCCCACTTCCTGCAAAGAAACCAACTTTTCTTTTACCATTGGAAGGTTTTCAAAAAAATCACAAGCCTGATCTATCGTCATATCAAGCACATCAGAGATTGATTTTCCTTTATAAGTAACTTCCAATGTTTCACGATTATACCTTCGCCCTTTACACTGCTCACACTTCACATAAACGTCCGGTAGAAAATGCATCTCTATCTTTAAGTGCCCATCACCTTTACAAGCCTCACACCTTCCCCCTCTGGTATTAAATGAAAACCGGCCTATATTATATCCCCTTGCTTTTGACTCCGAAAGACCTGCAAACCAATTTCTTATATGAGTAAACATACCGACATATGTTGCTGGATTTGACGCAGGAGTTCTACCAATTGGCGACTGATCAACTTCTATAACTTTATCTATATATTCAAGGCCTTCTATTCTATCACACCGACCATACCGTGCAGACGAATGATGTATCTTATGTGCTGAATATTTATATAACGTTTCTATGACTAAACTTGATTTTCCCCCTCCTGATATTCCAGTAACACAAATAAGATTCCCTATAGGAAATTTAACGTTCACATTTTTTAAGTTATTTTCACATGCATTTATTACTTTTATGAACTGAGTTGCTTTCTTTCTTCTCCTTGGAATTAAAATTTTTTTCTCTCCACTCAAATATTGCCCTGTTATGCTCCCTGAATTTCTTTGCACCTGGTCTGGTGTTCCTTCTGCAACAACTTTTCCACCATTTACGCCAGCTCCAGGACCAATATCAATCGCATAATCAGCAGCCATTATTGTATCTTCATCATGCTCAACAACGATTACAGTGTTACCCATGTCTCTCAAGTTTTTCAGTGTAGCAATTAACCGATCATTATCGCATTGATGAAGGCCTATCGAGGGTTCATCAAGCACATACAGCACTCCTGTTAAACCAGAGCCAATTTGCGAAGCAAGTCTGATCCTCTGACTCTCACCGCCAGAGAGAGTGCTAGATTCTCGATCGAGCGTTAGGTAATTCAACCCTACATTCTTTAAAAATGCTAGCCTCTTGATTATTTCATTTAATATTTTACTTGAGATTTGCTTCTGTTGTTCTGTGAGCTTGTCTGGCAAATTTTCAAACCACTTAAGGGATTTATCGATGCTGAGCCCTGATATTTTACCTATATGTCTGCTATCAATTTTCACTGTGAGTGCTTCTTTTCTCAATCTATAGCCAGTACATTCCTTACAATGAGTAACAGAGCAGTATCGCTCAACAAGCGTTTCATCATAATCCATCTGGTTCTCCAAGATACTGATCAAACCTTGAAATTTATTAGAACCAAAGAGTATCATATCTTTTACTTCTTGATCTATGTTCTTCCACGGAACATCAAGGCTAAATTTACAATTTTCAGCCAGTGATAGAATTGCACTTTTTAGAAATCCATAACTTGTGTGCACTTGACGGAACATTGGTCCTACTGGCTTTAAAGCACCCTCAGATATTGAAAGAGTTTCATCTGGCACTATCAGCTTTACATCAACAGCCAGCTTTTTACCAAGCCCATTACACGAACCACATGCACCGTAAGGGCTGTTAAAAGAAAATAATCTTGGTTCTATTTCCTCAAGAGTGAAACCAGACTCGGGGCATGCAAAATTCTCTGAAAAAGTCAGAATTTGACCATTTTTATACTCAGAATTATGGTTGTCAGGTAGGTTTACTACTTCTACATACATTAGACCATTACCAAGTTTTAGTGCGGATTCTATACTACTTGGCAGTCGATTTCCTATATCGCCCAATATTGATATTCTATCTGCAACCACAAAAATGTCGTGTTTCTTGTTCTTATCGAGTTTAGGCAAGTCATCTACATTGTACACTTCACCATCTATTTTGAACCTTACGTAACCTTGTCTTTTAATTTCCAATATCTCTTTGAGATGTTCTCCCTTTCTACCACGCACAACAGGGGCAAGTATATATATTTTAGTTTCTAAAGGTAACGCAATTATAGTATCTACAATTTGAGATACAGTTTGCTTTGTTATCGGTAATCCAGTTGCAGGTGAATAAGGAACCCCTATTCGTGCATATACTAAGCGCAAGTAATCGTAAATTTCGGTAACAGTTCCAACTGTTGACCTTGGATTTTTTGAAATCGATTTCTGGTTGATAGATATTGCAGGGGAGAGACCTGTAATCGACTCAACATCTGGTTTATCCTGAATGTTGAGAAATTGACGCGCGTAAGCTGATAGGCTTTCAACGTACCGGCGTTGGCCTTCCGCATAAATTGTATCAAAAGCGAGGCTAGACTTGCCAGAACCACTTAGCCCAGTTATAACAACTAGCTTATTTTTCGGTATATTGACATCTACACCTTGCAGATTATGTTCCCTTGCACCCTTAACTCTTATAAAATCGTCCATATTATACTATATAACGTATTTTAGCCATTATAGCCTTAAAATACATGAATTTACAGTGATATGTTGATTTTCTATTGATTTTTTCAACTGTTACGGAAAATTAGGCAGCGTTTGATAAATCGTCATTCCGCTACTTGTTAGCGGCTGAGATACCGCGGCGGTATGACGGTTAAGTAGGCCAGTGCCCCTATGATGTCATCCCAGTGCCCAGACACTGGGATCCAGGATTTTGATTAGCACTAAGTTGGTGAGCATATAAAGTGTTATGTTAAAATATAACGTTTTTACGGAAAGTCTAGATCCCAGTGTCAAGCACTGGGATGACACCATTCTTTTTTCTGGATTCCAGTGTCTGGGCACTGGAATGACACCCCCCTGATAGGCTCAAATCATAATGTTTGTACAGTTGTGGGTTTAGGCTACCTATAAATTCTAAACTGTTGTTACGTATTAGGACCACCAAATACATCTCCAGGACCCAAAGTCAGGTTAGCTATATCAGAAAACAGGTTATGTGGAAATCTTAAAATACTTTTTGTTTGCCAAGCAAAATAAATACATTCCTACAAACAAGCAGATGCTCAATACTGACGCATAAGAAAACTTAAAAATTAAATCTCTAATATATATTGATAAGCATTTACCTGCAGAAAATTTGTATAGTAATCCAACACATACAACAGCACTATCAACCACTGATGCTATAATTAAAGTAATGAAATTTGCCGTATAAAAATTCAACTTGGACTTCAATTTTTCAAAAATAATTATGCTTGAGAGAAGAGAGACTAAAATTGCAGTATATGAAATCAATATCATCAAATTAAAAATTTGCCATTTAAAAACATAACATAGCGCTGTACACACTATTAAGCTGTACGTAGCTTTGCTTTTGCCATAAAATTCAACCATTGAATTTATAACTAAAGCAGCTCCCACAAATAAGGCAGCACATATCATCAATTTATTTGAAGTGTTGAGTAAAGAAAGACTGATAAACAGGAGTATCGATAAAATAGACATAATTACCTACCCAAATTTAATGACATACATTTATTTTAAGTAAATATTGCACATAGTGAAAGAGTTATTTAACCTAATGGAAAACAAAAAACATTTTAAACTGACATGCTATAGCTACCCAAGAAAGGTTTTCCTACGTCATACCGCCGCGGCCGCTAACAAGCAGCGGGATGACGAGTTTGTCGTTTATCAAATCGTCTGTAAACCTAAGTTACTTTAGCTATATAATAACTATTTCCCAAATCTTTCAGATTTACTTTTAAAACATCCTTTATGTTTAGCACCTTTTTCTCTGTTACTTTGCCAATATATGAATAAGCTACGCCTTTAAGCAATTCTTTGAACCTCTGCTGATTTTGTGGTGCAATAGTAACCAAAATTCTACTTTGCGATTCAGAAAACATTATTATCTTGTTTATTATGTCTGTATTTTGTGTTTTTCCTATTGGTACTAGTGAAAGATCGATTTCAGCACCAAGGTCTCCTGCAATTAGCGATTTTGCCAGAGCAATAATTAATCCGCCCAAGTTTGGTGCGATTGCAGAGGCAATTATGCCATCTTTTATTGCCTGGTTGTAACGCTCATACAACTTCCTAGCGCTCTTTGCATCAACTTTTGGTACGTTGTTATTATCTATTCCACTGTATAATTGATATTCAGATCTACCAAGTTCATCGAATGTTTCTCCAAGTATATATATTAAGTCCCCTGGCATTTTTACATCAAGCGATACCGCATTTTCAATATTTTCTATAATTCCAATTGCTGAGATGAGTAATGAAGGAGGTGCAGATATCATCACTTTCTCGCCATTTTCGTCATATCCCTTAAAGTCGTTAAACATACTATCTTTTCCGGATATGAATGGTGTTTTAAATGCAGTTGCAAAGTCGTAACAAGCCTCTGCAGCTCTCTTTAGTTGCCACAACCTTTCTGGATTATAAGCATCACACCAGCAAAAATTGTCGAGCAACGCTAGATGATTTATATTTCCTCCTGCAGCTACGTAGTTGCGTATTGCAGTGTCAATCGCACATGCTGCCATGTGATAAGTGTCAATTTCTCCATAACTTGAGCCAAATCCTTGCGATTTTACAACACCTTTATTTAAAGAAAGGATTGGCCTCGAGACAACAGCTTCACTGCACACTCTTCCCTTGCCCTGCAATGGTTTTAGCACTGACGACCCTTGAACTTCATGGTCGTATTGCACCACTATGAACTCTTTGCTGCAAATGTTTGGTCTGCTCAGCATTTCTTTTAGCTCGACTTCTAAAAAAGACGGATTTCCAGCGCGTGACGCTGGCTGGTCAGCTACTTGGATGAAAGGGGAGGGGGCTTTAGACCATGGCTTTGTCTGTAAATGCACTTTGGGATTACCGTCATGCAGAAATTCAGTTTCGATGTCCATTATTACTTTCCCTTTAGGACATTTAACAACAGCTTTACCACTTGCGTTAAACTCTCCAATCACACAAACCTCCACATCATGTTTTTTCATGATTTGCTTAAACATAGGAAGATTTTCTTCTGGCACTGCTAAGGTCATTCTCTCTTGTGATTCTGATATCCATATTTCCCACGGAGCCATACCATCGTTTTTAAGGAGAACCTTGCTCAAATCAACTTCAAATCCGTCTTTTCCCATTTCACCAATAGATGATGATAGACCGCCTGCTCCATTATCCGTTATTGCATTATAAAGACCAAGATCTCTTGCTTCCAGGGCGGCATTGGATAGTTTTTTTTGTGTTATAGGGTCACCAATTTGCACAATTGTTGAAGGGCTGTTTCCCGACAAAGCCTCTGAGGAAAACGTTGCACCGTGAATTCCGTCCCTTCCAACTCTTCCACCAATAATTACGATTTTATCGCCGTTTTTAGGCCCTTTGATGTGTGAAGGTACATTATTTATACTGCGTGGAATAATTCCGACACTTCCAACAAAGACTAACGGCTTGCCACAAAATCTATCGTCAAAATATACCGATCCAAGTTGTGTTGGAATACCGCAGCAGTTGCCAGCAACATTAACGCCATGAATCACTTCTTTCATTATATATTTTGGCGGTAAAATCTCATCAATACGCTCCTTGTCCCTATAAAATTTGCCTTTTGCTTCTTTGGCAAAGCAAAAGTAATAGGTATTCATTATAGGCTCCGCGCCTTTCCCGAAACCCACTATATCACGATTAACTCCAAGCACTCCGGTCATTGCTCCACCAAATGGATCAAGAGCTGAAGGGCTATTGTGAGTTTCAACTTTATCTACAATCAAGTAATCGTCATCAAAAATTATTCCTCCTGCGTTGTCGGAGAAAACTGACACGCATATGTCAGAATTTATCTCACGCGTTGCACGCTTAATATAATGAGCATATAGACCGTCTTTTATTTCATCAATGGGAGAGGAGAAAATGTTGTGCTTGCAATGTTCAGACCAAGTCTGTGCTAGGGACTCAAGTTCAATATCATATGGATTTCTACTGAGTTTTTTGAAGTAATCCTTTATAGCTTTCATTGCTGCCAGCGAGAGCCCTAAAGTGCCATTACCATCGATTCCATCTTTGCTGATTTTCTCAAGTTCTTGGTCACTTACATTTAAATCAACAGATTTAGCGTCCTTTTTCACGGACTGATACTGAGTAAACTTCTTATATTTACCATAATATTTCCAGCTATAGTTCTTACAGATAAGTGTGCAATACTCAGTGATAGGGTTAAATTCTTGTTTTATATCATCTTCGGTTGCTTGCCCTAGAATCAATTTTGAACTTCTTGCTTTGATATAAACATCTTCGTTAATGTGGCCTTTGCTTATTAAATACTCTCTAACAATTTGTTTTGCTGTGTTGCCCACATTGTCAGTTATGCCAGGTAAAAAGCTTATCTCCAAGCCCCACTCAGCTTGTGGTTCTATGAAGTCATATTGAACTTCTTCAAGGTTTTCATTGTAGAAATAATAACGGCAATCTTGTATGATCTTATTATAAAATAGCCCACAAATTTCTTCATATAATTTTGGTGGTAATTCTTTGTGTATATAAATCGAGTAAACGTTAACTACTCGCCTGTGGCCAACTTGCTCACATTTATTTAAAACTTCTATTCTGATGTTTGTCATGTAATGTTATGAAAGATTTTAACATATAATAGCATAAGAAACTGCGAGCACATTTATATTTTAAATAATTTCTATACAATAAAGTATTGTATTAATTGTTACTGTTAGTGGGAAGAGTTTTTACCGTTAATGTGGATGAATCCCTTTTTGATGTGCTGGTTCAGCATATATTTTCTGAATATGAAAGAGAAAAAATTCCTGAAATAAAGATCATACTTCCT encodes the following:
- a CDS encoding phosphoribosylformylglycinamidine synthase subunit PurL, coding for MTNIRIEVLNKCEQVGHRRVVNVYSIYIHKELPPKLYEEICGLFYNKIIQDCRYYFYNENLEEVQYDFIEPQAEWGLEISFLPGITDNVGNTAKQIVREYLISKGHINEDVYIKARSSKLILGQATEDDIKQEFNPITEYCTLICKNYSWKYYGKYKKFTQYQSVKKDAKSVDLNVSDQELEKISKDGIDGNGTLGLSLAAMKAIKDYFKKLSRNPYDIELESLAQTWSEHCKHNIFSSPIDEIKDGLYAHYIKRATREINSDICVSVFSDNAGGIIFDDDYLIVDKVETHNSPSALDPFGGAMTGVLGVNRDIVGFGKGAEPIMNTYYFCFAKEAKGKFYRDKERIDEILPPKYIMKEVIHGVNVAGNCCGIPTQLGSVYFDDRFCGKPLVFVGSVGIIPRSINNVPSHIKGPKNGDKIVIIGGRVGRDGIHGATFSSEALSGNSPSTIVQIGDPITQKKLSNAALEARDLGLYNAITDNGAGGLSSSIGEMGKDGFEVDLSKVLLKNDGMAPWEIWISESQERMTLAVPEENLPMFKQIMKKHDVEVCVIGEFNASGKAVVKCPKGKVIMDIETEFLHDGNPKVHLQTKPWSKAPSPFIQVADQPASRAGNPSFLEVELKEMLSRPNICSKEFIVVQYDHEVQGSSVLKPLQGKGRVCSEAVVSRPILSLNKGVVKSQGFGSSYGEIDTYHMAACAIDTAIRNYVAAGGNINHLALLDNFCWCDAYNPERLWQLKRAAEACYDFATAFKTPFISGKDSMFNDFKGYDENGEKVMISAPPSLLISAIGIIENIENAVSLDVKMPGDLIYILGETFDELGRSEYQLYSGIDNNNVPKVDAKSARKLYERYNQAIKDGIIASAIAPNLGGLIIALAKSLIAGDLGAEIDLSLVPIGKTQNTDIINKIIMFSESQSRILVTIAPQNQQRFKELLKGVAYSYIGKVTEKKVLNIKDVLKVNLKDLGNSYYIAKVT
- a CDS encoding ComF family protein, producing the protein MNLLLLKKATNLIFPNVCVSCECIIDENLNLCSECNKKINFLTKHYCNVCGTVISDNIHTCGKCIINPPPFKVLRSVFAYDQHSKNMIINFKFFDNLNYVKIYAKWIHQANQDTFQNAEVIIPIPLHKMRLFKRKYNQAALLAKELSKLSNLSYTPFAIKRLRHTAPQAGLSLKQREKNLKKAFSISNKKIIENKIVILVDDVVTTGATVRSCSQEILNSGAKEVRVLSLARTVNDWTSCIKN
- the uvrA gene encoding excinuclease ABC subunit UvrA, with translation MDDFIRVKGAREHNLQGVDVNIPKNKLVVITGLSGSGKSSLAFDTIYAEGQRRYVESLSAYARQFLNIQDKPDVESITGLSPAISINQKSISKNPRSTVGTVTEIYDYLRLVYARIGVPYSPATGLPITKQTVSQIVDTIIALPLETKIYILAPVVRGRKGEHLKEILEIKRQGYVRFKIDGEVYNVDDLPKLDKNKKHDIFVVADRISILGDIGNRLPSSIESALKLGNGLMYVEVVNLPDNHNSEYKNGQILTFSENFACPESGFTLEEIEPRLFSFNSPYGACGSCNGLGKKLAVDVKLIVPDETLSISEGALKPVGPMFRQVHTSYGFLKSAILSLAENCKFSLDVPWKNIDQEVKDMILFGSNKFQGLISILENQMDYDETLVERYCSVTHCKECTGYRLRKEALTVKIDSRHIGKISGLSIDKSLKWFENLPDKLTEQQKQISSKILNEIIKRLAFLKNVGLNYLTLDRESSTLSGGESQRIRLASQIGSGLTGVLYVLDEPSIGLHQCDNDRLIATLKNLRDMGNTVIVVEHDEDTIMAADYAIDIGPGAGVNGGKVVAEGTPDQVQRNSGSITGQYLSGEKKILIPRRRKKATQFIKVINACENNLKNVNVKFPIGNLICVTGISGGGKSSLVIETLYKYSAHKIHHSSARYGRCDRIEGLEYIDKVIEVDQSPIGRTPASNPATYVGMFTHIRNWFAGLSESKARGYNIGRFSFNTRGGRCEACKGDGHLKIEMHFLPDVYVKCEQCKGRRYNRETLEVTYKGKSISDVLDMTIDQACDFFENLPMVKEKLVSLQEVGLGYIKLGQSSTTLSGGEAQRIKLSKELSKRFTGRTLYILDEPTTGLHFEDINNLLKILHRLVDLGNTVIVIEHNLHVIKTADYIIDIGPEGGIKGGEVIATGTPEEVAKIPESVTGRYLKTYLLNQA